CCAACCACAAAGACCTCACCGCTCAATGGATGAACCGCCATGGCCATCAAAATATTTCCAAGATGCGCTTTATACGTAACCGACCCGGTGCTTGGGTTATTCGCGTTGATCATGGCTACGTCACGGTCCGGCATATCCCATCCGGCAACACGTGAAACACCGGGAACAGCTCCCGTTACTATGTTCGTCCAATTCCCGCCGTTGGCATCCATCCACTGCCCGGATGCGTTCTTCCGTACTACCATACTGTTGGTCCCAGGTGGCAGTGGGTTCGATGGATTCATTGGTGGGTCGAATGCCGTTCCGGAATTCGGAACGGGAACAACACCTCCGTACGGACCCGCAGGATTGGTAACATCATTGGGGACGGAGGTACAGCCTCCTTGTGGGGAACAGAATCCGTTCGCCATGAAATCACTCCCGCTAACAACGGTTGTCTGGTTGCCACTCTCGAAGAACGCGGCGTAAACGGTAGTGCCATCAGGGCTTACTGCAAGTGCCCTAGGCTGTTCGCCTTTCAATAGAACTTCTGTAGGCGCGGTATTCAAATTCGCTGGATCGAATACTTGTACACTCTCGCGTTCAACGCAGGAAACGAACGCGCGTTGAGGTGATCCGGCGAATACCACATCGGCTGGTTCATTCTCGGTTGCTAGGCTGCGGATCACTGCTTTTTGTGTTAAATCCACAACACTTACTTCATCGCTTACTTGATCAACCACCCATACTTCATTGTTCGTTCTTGCACGTACGGTAACCGGATCAAGCCCAACAGGTATGGAAGCGATATGGATCAACCCGCCCGGACTGAATGCATACACCTCCAAAGAATTGTTGCCCGTGTTAACCGCCAACAGTTTGGTCTTATCAGGCGTCATGTCCAGCGGATGTACATGTGCTGATTCGAAATTGGTGAAGTCGCTGGTCGGTACGGCGCTCTTTGTGACCGTAGGGTCCGTATTGGATCGTTCCAACGTTTCGAATGCCGAAAGACCGACCACTAGCGCAGCAGAAAGCAAGGTGATCAACGTTGTACGACGGGGTAGAATGTTCTTCATCGGAAGAGTTTCAGCGTTTGACAAGATCACCGCCCCAACACACCATCAACGATCCAGAACGGATCCCAGTTCCGTTTTGCGGCTATGCAATCTAGTGAATTATAGCGGAATATGATAAACATGGTCTTGATCAGTTGAATTTCAATCTTGCATTCGTTGGTTACTTGGAAATGAACTTTTACATACGCTATATGACTCATCGCAGAGATCAGAGGCGCAAAGGACGCCGAGTTGTTGATCGAACGGGCTATTCGAAGAAGTATTCTAGACCACTGGGTCGAGCGAAGGCGAGCTAAATGTAATTGTGTGATCTTTGTTCTTTAAGAATGAACAGATCGCGTCTTTGGGTGTTATACATCCGCTAGTGAACACATCAATGGGTAACTATTCCATAAAGGACCTTGAGAAATTGAGCCGCGTTAAGGCTCACACCATCCGAATATGGGAGAAGCGCTATGCGTTGCTCGAACCGGACCGCACGGATACCAACATCCGTAGCTATTCTGATGAGAACCTCCGTAAGCTCTTGAACATCTCGTTCCTGAACAATAACGGATTCAAGATCTCGAAGGTGGCGAAGATGAGCGATACGCAGATCCGCGACCAAGTATTGGCCATGCAGGAAGGCGATGGCGGGATCACGGACCATGTTGAAAGTTTGATACTCTCCATGACCGAACTCGATGAGGATCGGTTCGAGAAAGTGATGGGTAGTTGTGTGCTGCGATCTGGTTTCGAAACAACCATGTTGGAGGTTATTCAACCTTTTTTGCAACGGGTCGGTGTTCTATGGCAGATCGATGCGGTAAAACCAGGACAGGAACACTTCATCAGCAACCTGATCAGACAGAAGGTCATCTCTGCCATTGATGGCGTAATTCCAGAAAAACGTTCAGATCCGCTGACGATCCTCTTCTTCCTGCCTGAAGGCGAGTTGCACGAGTTGGGCCTTTTGTTCGGTCATTACTTGGCTCGAAAACTGGGTCATCGGCCGATCTATCTTGGGCAATCTGTTCCATTTGATGACCTGGCGCCAGTAGTGGAGTACAGGCGTCCGGATATCCTCGTTACTGGCTTCATCTCGTATCAGAATGTGCAGGATGTGAATGCCTATTTGAAAACGCTTCACAAACACTTTTCGGAACCTCGGCTCTTGTTCTTCCATAACTCCGGTCTCGTCGGAATTAAACCGAACAAGAACCAGACCGTAGTGCCAGACCTTGTCCACTTCAAGGAGGCGATCCGCTGATTTTTCTTGATCCTTAGGGAACAGCCGTTGAGGGTATACATGCTCAACGAACGCTGCGCTGTGCGTTGTAATAATATTTTTTTGTTCACTGTTTCAGCATAGATAGTCAACAAAATTCATGACGAGATTTGGAAAATCACATTTTGTGATTACTTTTGTCTAACGAAAAGACAAAAACAATGAACAAAGAAGAACCAACTTTTGACGAGCGCCTGATGTCTCTGAACGATCGGCTTCTCTATTTCGCACTAGGTCTTACCCGGAATATGGACGATGCGAAAGACCTGATCCAGGAGAGCATGTTGAAAGCGTTAATGAATAAGGACCAATACACGACAGGTACGAATATCAAAGCGTGGATGTTCACCATTGTTCGTAACACGTTCATCAATGGTGTGAAACGCGATCGTCGTGGTCAATTGGTCATGGAATCTGCGGCAAGGCAAGAGCTACCTGTTGCCAATGGCAGATACCTCCAAAGTCCGATCGGTTCGTATAGCACATTGGAGATAGAGGATCGTGTGGAGCGACTCCCCGATACGATACGAACGCCTTTTACAATGAACTTCAAAGGCTACAAATACCATGAGATCGCTAACACCATGGGGATCCCGATCGGTACTGTCAAGAGCCGGATCAATCAAGCACGCAAACAATTGAGGGTACAGCTTCAATGAAGAGCGGGATAATTGTTATTGGAGCAGGATTTGCTGGGTTATCCGTAGCTGCACATTTGGCCCGCGCTGGTCGGAAGGTCACCTTGTTGGAAAAGCATGACCAAGCAGGCGGAAGGGCCAGAACGTTCAGCGCGAACGGCTTCACGTTCGATATGGGCCCTAGCTGGTATTGGATGCCCGATGTTTTCGAAACACACTTCGCCCATTTCGATACGCATCCCAGCAAACACTATGATCTGGTCCGGCTGGACCCTAGCTACACGGTCTACTTCGGAGAATCGGATAGGATGCGCATTCCTTCTTCTATGGAAGGACTTCGCTCACTGTTCGAGTCGTTGGAACCAGGCAGCAGCAAGGCGCTTGATGAATTCTTGAACGAAGCCCGCTTCAAGTATGAGACCGGTATGCATGATATGGTGCGCAAGCCAGGTATCTCGTTGATGGAGTTCGCTGATATGCGTATTGCGAAAGGACTATTCCGGATGCAGTTGTTCACCTCCTTTAGTAAGCACGTGCGGAAATACTTTAAGCATCCAAGGTTGATCAAGCTGCTGGAATTCCCTGTCCTGTTTCTGGGGGCAACGCCGCAGGAAACACCTGCTTTATACAGCCTGATGAATCATGCGGATATGGCATTAGGAACCTGGTATCCCATGGGTGGTATGGGAAAAGTCGTGGATGCCATGGTCCAAGTAGCAGAAAAGGAAGGTGTGGAGATCCGGTACAACGAAACCGTGCAGAACATAGAAGTAAAAGGAGGGCAAGCCGTTCGGGTACATACGGAGAAAGGCTCCTATGAATGCACTGAGGTTATCGGAGGTGCCGATTATCATCATGTGGAACAACACCTTTTGAATGCGCCGGATCGTCGTTATACGGAGCAGTATTGGGATCAGCGCACATTGGCTCCATCTGTTCTGATGTTCTACTTGGGGGTGAACAAAAAACTATCCGGATTTGATCATCACACCTTGTTCTTCGACGAGGATCTGGATTTACATGCAAAGGAGATCTACACCGATCCCAGCTGGCCGACAAAGCCACTTTTCTATGCCTCATGTTCGTCGATCACCGATCCAACGGTAGCTCCGGAAGGAATGGAGAACCTGGTCATTCTTATTCCGATCGCTCCGGGTCTGAAGGACGATGACGCTACGCGTGAACGCTTTTATGATATCGTCATGGATCGACTGGAAAGGATCACAGGTCAGACCGTCCGCGAACACGTCATCTACAAGCGTAGCTATTCTGTTAGCGACCTGGTGAAGGATATGAACGCATACAAAGGCAACGCATACGGATTGGCCAATACACTGATGCAAACAGCCATACTGAGGCCAAGCATCCGGAGTAAGAAGGTCAAGAACCTTTATTACACAGGTCAACTCACCGTTCCTGGTCCCGGCGTTCCGCCAGCGCTGATCTCTGGTGAAGTTGTGGCCCGGCACATTTTAAATTCCGAACCACGATGAATAACAGGAGTATTTATGATGAAGTGTGCATAGCTGCCAGCCGAAAGACCACTCGGGCGTTCAGCACTTCGTTCTCGTTGGGTGTTCGAATGCTCGATCCGCGTTTTCGGGACCAGATCCATGCGATCTATGGCTTTGTGCGTTTTGCTGACGAGATCGTGGATACGTTCCATGAACATCCGCAAAAGGAATTGTTGAACCGATTCAGAGCGGATACCGAACTTGCCATTCAAGAACAGATCAGTTTGAATCCGATCCTACATAGTTTTCAGAACGTTGTGAGGCGATCCGGGATCGAGTGGAACTTGATCGATATCTTTATTGACAGCATGGCGATGGATCTTGAACGTGGGGAACATGATCGAACATCCTTCGATCAGTACATCCTAGGTAGTGCAGAGGTGGTAGGGCTGATGTGCTTGCGTGTTTTTTGCGATGGTGATCTTGTTCTATATGAACGGTTGAAGCCATACGCTATGAGTCTGGGCGCGGCATTCCAAAAAGTAAATTTCCTCAGAGACCTTAAGCAGGATAATCAGGAATTGGGACGCACCTACTTTCCTGGAACTGATCTTAACGCACTTACGGCAGACCAGAAACAACGGATCGAAGATGATATCCGAGCGGATTTTGAGCACGCAGCGATCGGTATCCGTCAACTGCCCAAAGGAGCGCGAATAGGTGTGCACTTGGCCTATGTGTACTATCTCTGTCTCTATAAAAAGATCCGCTCCACTCCGGCAAGTGAACTCTTTACACGACGGATCAGTGTTCGCAAACGAGGTAAGATCCGCCTGCTTGTGGGTGCTGTGGTACAGGATAAATTCAATTTGATATGAGTGCAGAAGGGAAATTGTGGAACGAGCCGGAACAGGTGGTCCTTATCGATCCTGATGATCGTGAACTCGGCCACATGGAGAAACTCGCAGCACATCGTGAGGGTTTGCTCCACCGGGCATTCTCAGTTTTTCTCTTCAATGATCAAGGAGAATTATTGTTGCAGCAACGTGCTTCTTCCAAGTACCATTCAGCTGGGCTGTGGACCAATACCTGTTGTGGGCACCCACGACCGGGGGAAACCATTCAGGAGGCCGCGGGGCGTAGACTGTTCGAAGAGATGGGCATAAAAACTGAGTTGACGCCGGTATTACATTTTATGTATCGCGCTGAATTGGAGAATGGTCTCGTCGAGAATGAATTGGACCATGTGTTGATCGGTCGCTATTCTAACGACCCTGATCCAGATCCGAACGAGGCTTCCGATTGGCGTTGGGTGGAACGCGAGACCTTGGCACACGAGCTGACGGAACACCCCAAACTTTTCACCGCGTGGTTCCCAGTATGTGTTTGGAGAGCATGGGATCTTTTAGCGACCGCTCTACCAGAGCCATGAGCCGTGAACGGCCAATGAACATTTTCTGGTTTCGTCGCGATCTTCGTCTGAATGACAACCACGGACTCTTTCGCGCGTTACGGGATGGTGGCAACGTGCAGCCGCTGTTCATCTTCGATACCAACATACTTGAGAAACTCGAGGACCGTAATGATCGTCGTTTAAGCTTTTTGTATGATAACGTGTGTTCACTGGATGATCAATTGAGAGCGCATGGCGCGTCACTGATGATGCTGCATGGTGATCCACTTCAGGTATTCAAGAAGTTGATCCAAGACCACGCTATTGCTGGTGTCTACGCGAATCATGATCATGAACCCTATGCACTTACTCGTGACCGGAACATCAACGACCTTTTTATCGCAAATGGCCATGTATTCCGCACCTATAAGGACCAAACGATCTTCGAGCGTGATGAGGTACTAAAGGAAGATGGAACACCTTACACCGTGTTCACTCCGTATGCAAAACGTTGGAGAGCTCGAATGGCAATTGATGGAGTGGCCTCTTATAACAGCGAAGGAGAACTTGGTGGCCTGCTAAAAGACAGCAGGAATGAACGCATCACGCTAAAGCAACTAGGCTTTGAATATGCACCCTACGAAGTTGCGCCATTGGAACCTGCACCAGCGTTGTTGAAGGCGTATGCTGATGACCGCAACACACCATCCATAGCAGGAACTACACGCATTGGGGTTCATCTCCGCTTCGGCACGGTGTCGGTGAGAGGGATGGTGCGCTTGGCGCGTGCGAACAGTGAAACATGGTTGAATGAATTGATCTGGCGTGAGTTCTTCATGCAGATCCTCTGGCACTTTCCTCACGTGGAGCGGAACGCATTCCGAAAAGCATATGACGCCATTGCATGGCGCGATGATGAAAAAGGTTTTGCTGCATGGTGCGAAGGGCGCACGGGTTATCCGCTTGTGGATGCAGGGATGCGGGAATTGCGTGCCACTGGGTTCATGCATAACCGGGTGCGTATGGTCGTGGCCAGTTTTCTCTGTAAGCATTTATTGATCGACTGGCGTTTGGGTGAGGCCTGGTTCGCACGGTGGTTGATGGACTACGAACTCTCATCCAACAACGGGAACTGGCAATGGGCGGCAGGATCCGGATGCGATGCTGCACCGTACTTCCGGGTATTCAATCCAACGTTGCAACTGGAACGGTTCGATCCGAAGATGAAGTATGTATTGAAGTGGGCTCCGGAATATGGTGAATTGAAGCTACCCGAGCAGATCGTAGAGCATAATGCCGCTCGCGAAAGGGCGATCGCGGTGTATAAGACCGCATTGAACAAAGTATAAGTGCGAAATTGTTTAATTTTTTTCTTACTGATAACCAGTGCTTTATAATATTGTGTTTAATAAAATGTAATTATGAATGAACAAAACAGGATACTAGGCTGTTCTTAATGAACTAACCTAAAAACAACTACGAAAATGAAAACACCTACTCTTGCCCTCTCCCTTATTCTGGGGGCTTCCTTTGCACAAGCGCAGACAGCGCGCGTTCAAGTGATCCACAACAGTGCGGATGCAGCTGCGGCCTCTGTTGATGTTTACTTGGATAACACCCTTTTACTGGATGACTTCGAATTCAGGAATGCAACAGAGTTCATTGATGCACCAGCGGGAGTGAGCTTCACTATCGGAATAGCGCTTTCAACAAGCATGAGTTCCGCTGATGCCATTTTTACACAGGATTTTACGCTCGCTGATGGCGAAACGTATGTTATTGTTGCGGACGGTATCGTAAGCCCAACAGGATATTCACCTGCAGTACCTTTCACGTTGGAAGTATATCCAATGGGCAGGGAAGCGGCTGTTGGAGGTTCAATGATGACGGACGTATTGGTTCACCACGGTAGTACCGATGCACCAACAGTTGACATCTACGAAAGCGCAGTGGTGAATACCACCATCGTGGAAGATGCACCGTACGGAGCGTTTGCAGGTTATCTGGAATTGCCTACTACGGACTTCACGTTGCAAGTGAGGGATGAATTCAACAGCACGATCGTAGCAGCGTATTCAGCACCGCTGGGTACATTGAACCTCGGAGGTGCCGCCTTGGTCGCGATCGCATCGGGATTCCTGGATCCTTCAATGAATAGCGACGGTGCGCCATTCGGTATCTATGTAGCCCTTCCAAGCGGAGGACCATTGGTTGCATTGCCAGCGTCTGCTATTCCTACGGCTCGTGTGCAAGTGATCCACAACAGTGCTGACCTGGCAGCCGCGCAAGTGGATGTATGGTTGAACAACACACCGCTTCTGGACAACTTCGCATTCCGTAACGCTAGCCCATTCGTGGATGCTCAAGCAGGAGTGCCTTTCGATATAAGCATTGCACTTCCAACTTCTACCGATACTGTTGCTGCACTAGCACGCTTTACCTACACGTTGGAAGCTGATGAGACCTACATCATCATCGCTAATGGTATTGTAAGCGCTACAGGTTATTCACCTGCCACTCCTTTCGATCTTTATGTTACAGGAGGTGCACGTGAGACCAGCACATCCGCAGGGAATGTTGACGTACTTGTATTTCATGGCAGCACGGATGCCCCCATGGTCGATATTGTAGAAACGTCTGTTCCAGCCGGAAACATCGTGGATGATATTAGTTATGGAGAGTTCGCAGGGTACCTTGAATTACCAGAAGCGAATTATGTCCTGAGCGTGGAATCAATGGGTACTTCGGTAGTAAGTTACCAAGCACCTCTTGCTGCATTGTCGCTTGCCGGTAATGCGATCACGGTACTCGCATCCGGCTTCTTGGATGCAACAATGAACAGCAACGGTGCGAACTTCGGACTATGGGTAGCCTTACCAAGTGGTGGACCACTCGTTGAATTGCCATTGCCGACCGGTGTTGAGGAGAACACGATCGTAACATCGTTCACCGCCTACCCGAATCCAGCGGTAGATGAAGTGCTTTTGGACATGGACCTTCTTTTCGGTGGAGAGACAACGTTGTCCATACAGGATGTAACCGGTCGTATCCTCCGCGTCAACAGCCTTGGAGACCTTACCGGTGGAGCACAACCTATCCGTGTGAATCTTTCTGATCTTAGCACTGGAGCATACTGGTTGCGTCTGCAGAATGCTTCTGGAGAATTGGTAGTTCCAGTTCAAAAGCAATGATCGTATCTTGAATAATTGAAAATGGCGTGGCGACCGTAAGGTTGTCACGCCATTTAATTTTAAACCCGCCCAACAGATGAAAGACTTTGTGATCGAACGCCGGATCGTACTGCCGATCCTCCAGAAAGAAGCTTGGGAGTTCTTCTCAGCACCATTGAACCTTTCGCGGATAACTCCGGAGGATATGCGCTTCGAGATCAAGACCAAGGATACCGATAAGCCTGTGTTCAGTGGTATGCACATTGATTATCGCGTGCGGCCCTTGTTCGGAATACCCTTGGCTTGGCGTACGGAGATCCGAGGTGTTGAAGCCCCGTTCCAGTTCATGGATGCACAGATCAAAGGGCCTTTCGCGAAGTGGGAACACGAGCATCGTTTCGTTGGAACACCTTATGGGATCAGGGTTGAGGATAGGGTGGTCTATCGGTTACCGTTCGGTGCGTTCGGCAGATTCGTTCATGCTCTGTTCGTGAGAAAACGCATTGAGGCGATCTTCGATCATCGTGAACGGACATTGAAAGCGATCTTTGCAACACAATGACCTGGTTGATCAATATCGGAGCGATGATCCTGGCATTCTTGCTGATGGAGTTCGTCGCGTGGTTCGCGCATAAATTCGTGATGCACGGTGGCCTTTGGACGTTGCACCAGGATCACCATAAAAAGGACCACGGAGGCGTTTTCGAACGCAACGATGCTTTCTTCCTGATCTTCGCAACGCCTGCGATCACGCTGTTCTTTTTCGGCGTGCGTAACGGTATTGCCGATGTGCGTATATGGATCGCTGCGGGAATTACGCTTTATGGACTGGCTTATTTCCTGGTACACGATATTTTCATCCATCAGCGCACGAAGTGGCTCCGCAACACGGATAATTGGTACTTCAGAGCCATACGCAGAGCACATAAAATGCACCACAAGCATTTGGGTAAGGAAGATGGGGAATGTTTCGGAATGTTATTCGTGCCGTTGAAATATTTCAAGAAAACGGCTGCTGAGGCCTAACGGTCATGGAGCGCTTTCTCTATCTTTTCCTGGACCTTGGTGGGCTAATTATACCCCTTCTCTTTTCATTCCACCCGCGCATCCGGTTGCATCTTCATTGGCGAGCATTATGGCCAGCTCTTCTTCTCGTTGCGGCCCTGTTCATCGCTTGGGATGTAATGTTCACAAGCATGGGAGTGTGGGGATTCAATGAAAAGTACTTGGTTGGGTTCGATGTGCTCGGACTTCCGATCGAGGAATGGCTGTTCTTTATCTGTATTCCGTACGCTTGCGTGTTCACCTACTTTGTTTTCGGTACTCTACGTCCGGATCCATGGTCGCCACGAATTGCGAGAGCGATCGCTTGGGTCCTTGTGGTGGCCTCATTCGTGATCGGCATTTTCAATTGGGATAAGTGGTATACCGCGAGCACGTTCTTGGCGTTGGGTGTAACGCTTGTACTTCTGCTTACCACCCAAAAGGTCAGCTACCTCGGTCGTTTCCTCGTTTCTTTTATAGTTCTGCTGATCCCGTTCTTCCTGATCAATGGTACGCTAACAGGTTACTTCTCGGGTCACCCGGTAGTATGGTATGATGATGCAGAAAACCTCGGCATACGCATGGGCACCATTCCTTTGGAAGATACATTCTATGCGATACTGATGCTCCTGTTGAGCGTGGTGCTTTTTGAGCGCTGGAAAAAGGTCGAAGTGGCCGATCAATAGACCAGCAAACGCATTTCGGTCATCTCTTCCATCGCATACTTCAACCCTTCGCGGCCTAGGCCACTGTCCTTGACACCGCCATAAGGCATGTTGTCGATCCGGAAACCGGGAATGTTGTTCATGATGATGCCACCGACCTCGAGTTCCTCATGCGCTTGTTTCATGTGCGCGATGCTGTTGGTGTAAACACCGACCTGCAGGCCATACACACTATCATTCACATTCGCGATGGCCTTACTGAAACTGGTTACGGGTTCGATCACCGCTACAGGACCGAATACTTCTGCGCAATTCACTTTCATATCATGCTTAACATTGGACAGCAAGGTGGCGGCGTAAATATTGCGATCGGCATCAACGGCCTTTCCTCCGGCGAGAATGTTCGCACCTGCTTTTACTGCTTCATCCACCCAGGTGCTGATCCGTTCGAAATGACCTTTATCGATGATCGGTCCAACCGAAATGCTCTTATCACCAGGGTCACCCGCTTTCAAATTGCCATACTCCTTCACAAGTAGTTCCTTGAATTTTTCGTGTACGTTCTCCACTACATAAATGCGTTGCGTACTGATACACGTTTGTCCAGCGTAAAGATTGGCGCCCATGGCAACGGACTTCGCGGCAGCGGCAAGATCGGTATCATCATCAATGATCACTGAAGCGTTACCACCAAGTTCCAATGCTACTTTTTTCTTCCCACAGATCGCCTTCAAGTGCCATCCAACTTTGTCGCTTCCTGTAAAACTCAGCATCGCAATGCGCTCATCGGTCACCAGTTTTTCCGCAACAGGAATTCCACTCAACATAACATGGAAGGCTCCTTTGGGCCAGCCGATCTCTTCCAACATTTTAGCCAAAGCAAACGCGCTAAGCGGTGCTTGAGGTGCAGGTTTCAGCACAACAGGACAACCTACGGCCATAGCGGGAGTTACTTTGTGCAGCACTAAGTTCAAGGGGAAGTTGAATGGCGTAATAGCAGCGATCACACCGATCGGAAATCGTTTCGTAAACGCAGTTTTTCCCACTCCGGCGCCAACGTCCATGGGTACACTTTCTCCGGTGGAACGAAGGGCTTCCGCGGCGGCGGTCTTCACGGTGTATATGCAACGCGCGATCTCACCTTCTGCATAACCGATGGGCTTACCTCCTTCTTGTACGATCAATTGGGCCAAGGCAACTTTGTTCTTCTCGATCAACGCTGCTAGAGCTTCCAACTTTTCACTCCGCTCTCCGGCACTCATTTTACGAAGCACTTCGCGACTTGCATAAGCTGCAGCGATGGCCTGTTCCATTTGCGCCTCGGTAGCATTTGGCATGCGCGCTAACTCGGTGCCGTGGTATTTATCGAGCACGGTATTGAAGGTGCCATCACCCGTTCCGATCCAGGAACCGTTTATGTAGCTGGCTTGGTTGAAGAGTGCGTTGGTCGGTGCGGTCATTGTGTTGGGCATGGTGCAAAGTTATGCGGGGACGAGGGAGCTGCTTGGAAGCTTTATAACCACAGAGGACACAGAGGAATGCGTGGATGTTTCAGAATCACAGAGGGCACGGAGAACACAGATAAATTCCATGGGAGCGAGCATGACCGACATGTGTTTGTTCCTCGGATCACATGCTCAGATCAACGAACCATTGGCAACTCTGCGTATTCCGTTCTTGAGGTACTTCACATTGAAGTTGATCAGTAACCCGAGCCGTTGGTCCAAAAGTTTCAGGTATCCCATAAGTTGGGCCATGTCGATATCCGTAAGGGCCGCAACTGCTTTGTTCTCTACGATCACACGATCGGCTACCCAAAGGTCGCAGCGGTACGGTGTCTTCAATTGTTCGCCTTTGTAAATGATCGGCACCAGAACTTGTCGCTTGAATGGAATTGCGCGGATCTCCAATTCACGGCATAAACACTCTTCATATACCTTCTCTAACAACCCAGGGCCTA
The nucleotide sequence above comes from Flavobacteriales bacterium. Encoded proteins:
- a CDS encoding lycopene cyclase domain-containing protein, with translation MERFLYLFLDLGGLIIPLLFSFHPRIRLHLHWRALWPALLLVAALFIAWDVMFTSMGVWGFNEKYLVGFDVLGLPIEEWLFFICIPYACVFTYFVFGTLRPDPWSPRIARAIAWVLVVASFVIGIFNWDKWYTASTFLALGVTLVLLLTTQKVSYLGRFLVSFIVLLIPFFLINGTLTGYFSGHPVVWYDDAENLGIRMGTIPLEDTFYAILMLLLSVVLFERWKKVEVADQ
- a CDS encoding aldehyde dehydrogenase family protein is translated as MPNTMTAPTNALFNQASYINGSWIGTGDGTFNTVLDKYHGTELARMPNATEAQMEQAIAAAYASREVLRKMSAGERSEKLEALAALIEKNKVALAQLIVQEGGKPIGYAEGEIARCIYTVKTAAAEALRSTGESVPMDVGAGVGKTAFTKRFPIGVIAAITPFNFPLNLVLHKVTPAMAVGCPVVLKPAPQAPLSAFALAKMLEEIGWPKGAFHVMLSGIPVAEKLVTDERIAMLSFTGSDKVGWHLKAICGKKKVALELGGNASVIIDDDTDLAAAAKSVAMGANLYAGQTCISTQRIYVVENVHEKFKELLVKEYGNLKAGDPGDKSISVGPIIDKGHFERISTWVDEAVKAGANILAGGKAVDADRNIYAATLLSNVKHDMKVNCAEVFGPVAVIEPVTSFSKAIANVNDSVYGLQVGVYTNSIAHMKQAHEELEVGGIIMNNIPGFRIDNMPYGGVKDSGLGREGLKYAMEEMTEMRLLVY
- a CDS encoding GxxExxY protein: MNAPYWSYNDLTEQIIGAAIEVHCELGPGLLEKVYEECLCRELEIRAIPFKRQVLVPIIYKGEQLKTPYRCDLWVADRVIVENKAVAALTDIDMAQLMGYLKLLDQRLGLLINFNVKYLKNGIRRVANGSLI